The Rubrobacter aplysinae DNA window CCGCTACTTTTACGGGATCGCCGGATACGAGCTCTCCCTCCGCCGGGCGGCAGATCGCGCAGTTGACGTAGAGGTCTCCCAGCGGCTCACCCTCCGCGGGGTCCGCCTCACCGGGGTCCGCGTCCGCCGGATACAGCCTGTAGTCCCGGGCGTGGAAGTAGTTCTCGGAAGGCTCCCCGCGCACCTCTATCTCCGAGAGCCACTTGACGCTGCGGGCCCCGATATACCCCGCGGCCACCACCCGGAGCGGGTAGCCGTGGGCCCTCGGGAGCGTCTCGCCGTTCATCTCGTAGGCCAGCAGCACGTCGCCCGCCAGAGCCTTTTCGAGCGGTATGGACCCCCCGAACCTCGTTACGCTGTCCTCCAGGGGGACCTCGTCGAGGCCGGTAAAGGCCACGTGCGCGGCATCCCCGTCCACCCCGGCCTCCAGGAGGACGTCTCTCAGGGAGATCCCGGTCCAGCGGGCGTTGCCGATGGCCCCGACGCCCCAGGCGGTCTCGCCCGGGATCTGGCGCACCTGCATAAGCTCCGCGCGCCGGTTGCCGGCGCAGTGCAGGGCGGCCGTCATCTCCTTTTTCGGGAAGCGCTTCTTTAGCTCCTTGAGGGTGAGGTCCAACGAGCTCTCCACGAGCCCGGAGATCGTCAGCGTGTACCCGCCGGGGTCCACCTTTGGCATCGTGCCGTGGCTGCGGACGAAGAAGCGCTCCACCGGCGTTATGAAGCTCTCGCGCAGCGAGTGCGGCGGCGTCTCCAGGTTGAGCGGGTCCTCACCGTGGGTCCTGATGGTCGGGCTCTTTCCTGAAAGCTCCACCCGCGCGCCTCCTCTTCGTGGCTTCTCTTCGTGGCTTCTCTTCGTGGCTTCTCTTCGTGGCTTCTCTTCGTGGCTTCTCATAGCCGCGGCGCGTCAGGGCCACGGAGGTAATTCGACTAATCCGACTAGTTCGACCTCCCCCTGCTTACCCGGAAGGCGGGGATCGGACACCCGCCCCGGAGCACGCTAACCCTCTGCGCTCGTCCCTTTCGGCTTCCGGGAGCTTTCTGGGGCTCCTGA harbors:
- a CDS encoding molybdopterin-dependent oxidoreductase, giving the protein MELSGKSPTIRTHGEDPLNLETPPHSLRESFITPVERFFVRSHGTMPKVDPGGYTLTISGLVESSLDLTLKELKKRFPKKEMTAALHCAGNRRAELMQVRQIPGETAWGVGAIGNARWTGISLRDVLLEAGVDGDAAHVAFTGLDEVPLEDSVTRFGGSIPLEKALAGDVLLAYEMNGETLPRAHGYPLRVVAAGYIGARSVKWLSEIEVRGEPSENYFHARDYRLYPADADPGEADPAEGEPLGDLYVNCAICRPAEGELVSGDPVKVAGYATTGGGRGIERVEVSADGGETWSAADLTPGEDSGSWVFWEARVEPGPERREVHLLARARDTSGGVQPASPRQAWNPKGYVNNAYHRVNIRRTAA